From Marivirga harenae, one genomic window encodes:
- a CDS encoding FAD-binding oxidoreductase, which yields MDTVTNQSIFEELVSIVGAKNAFLQDEDKYKYSHDHTEDYSFMPDVVLKPSTAKEISAIMKKCNEHLIPVTPRGGGTGLSGGALPTKKGVVISMEKFNKILSIDELNLQATVEPGVITEVFQNAVKEKGLFYPPDPSSKGTCFLGGNLAENAGGPKAVKYGVTRDYVLNMEVVLPNGEIIWTAANVLKNSTGYNLTQLMCGSEGTLGIITKIVFKLRPYPKKDVTLLAPFTSNEEACRAIAAIFKAGVAPSGMEFMERDAIVKTQAYIQNEMGETVSVDLPEHVKAHLLIELDGNDEEVMMNEAEVILNVLDEFDTGGEVLFADTQAQKDELWKLRRNVSPAVNAYSLTKAEDVVVPRGNLPALIVFIKNVGEKYGFNSVCYGHAGDGNLHINIMKENLSDNYWNNEVNEGIGEIFEEVVRLGGTLSGEHGIGIAKRPYMQMAMGDVKLDLMRGIKNVFDPNNILNPEKIF from the coding sequence ATGGATACGGTTACAAATCAAAGCATTTTTGAGGAATTGGTCAGCATTGTAGGTGCAAAAAATGCCTTTTTGCAAGATGAGGACAAATACAAATATTCTCACGATCATACTGAGGACTATTCTTTCATGCCGGATGTGGTATTAAAACCTTCAACTGCTAAAGAAATCAGTGCCATTATGAAAAAATGTAATGAGCATTTGATCCCTGTAACTCCCAGAGGAGGTGGTACGGGGCTCAGTGGGGGCGCTCTCCCGACCAAAAAAGGGGTGGTTATCAGCATGGAAAAGTTCAATAAAATATTATCCATTGATGAATTAAATTTACAAGCTACGGTTGAGCCCGGAGTTATAACGGAAGTTTTTCAAAATGCTGTTAAAGAAAAAGGATTATTTTATCCTCCTGACCCATCTAGTAAAGGCACTTGCTTTTTAGGTGGGAATTTGGCTGAAAATGCAGGAGGACCCAAAGCTGTGAAATATGGCGTAACCCGAGACTATGTTTTAAATATGGAGGTCGTTTTACCTAATGGGGAGATCATTTGGACAGCCGCTAATGTATTGAAAAATAGTACTGGATATAACCTAACTCAATTAATGTGTGGAAGTGAAGGCACATTAGGAATCATTACTAAAATAGTTTTCAAATTACGTCCTTATCCAAAAAAGGATGTCACTTTATTAGCTCCATTTACCAGTAATGAAGAGGCCTGCAGAGCTATTGCGGCTATTTTCAAAGCTGGTGTGGCTCCTTCTGGAATGGAGTTTATGGAAAGAGATGCCATTGTGAAAACTCAAGCTTACATTCAAAACGAAATGGGTGAAACGGTGAGTGTTGATTTGCCCGAGCATGTAAAAGCTCACTTACTAATTGAGCTAGACGGGAATGACGAGGAAGTTATGATGAATGAAGCCGAAGTCATATTAAACGTATTGGATGAATTTGATACCGGAGGAGAAGTGCTGTTTGCCGATACTCAAGCCCAAAAGGATGAACTGTGGAAATTAAGAAGAAATGTAAGCCCTGCGGTAAATGCTTATTCACTCACAAAAGCGGAGGATGTAGTAGTCCCCAGAGGAAATCTACCTGCCTTGATTGTTTTTATAAAAAATGTAGGTGAAAAATATGGCTTCAATTCAGTTTGCTATGGTCATGCCGGAGACGGAAACCTACACATCAATATTATGAAAGAAAACTTGAGCGATAACTACTGGAATAACGAAGTAAACGAAGGGATTGGTGAAATCTTTGAAGAAGTAGTTCGCTTAGGAGGCACTCTTTCTGGTGAACATGGAATTGGTATCGCCAAAAGACCATATATGCAAATGGCAATGGGCGATGTGAAATTAGATTTGATGCGAGGTATTAAAAATGTATTTGACCCAAATAATATTTTAAACCCAGAAAAAATATTTTAA
- a CDS encoding C40 family peptidase: MLQHKFRKIYSNQLILLLLIVVFLSGCAASKKRKVRERRLDIIIQTARSYTGTPYKWGGVNRSGMDCSGLLYVSFKAGDVNIPRVSRDQAKVGKKVKFRQLEEGDVVFFAMGKRRRKITHAGLITEVRAKDDVRFIHASSSVGVVEANIYTDYYKKKFRKARRYF, from the coding sequence ATGCTTCAACACAAATTTAGGAAAATATATTCCAACCAGCTGATTTTATTATTATTGATTGTAGTTTTCCTATCAGGATGTGCGGCAAGTAAGAAAAGAAAAGTTAGAGAGAGGCGATTGGATATTATAATCCAAACCGCCCGTTCGTACACGGGAACACCCTACAAATGGGGAGGAGTAAATAGGTCAGGAATGGATTGCTCCGGTTTATTATATGTTAGTTTTAAGGCAGGAGATGTTAATATTCCAAGAGTTTCAAGAGACCAAGCTAAGGTTGGGAAGAAAGTGAAATTCAGACAACTTGAAGAGGGCGATGTGGTCTTTTTTGCAATGGGCAAAAGAAGGAGAAAAATTACTCATGCCGGATTAATAACAGAAGTTCGGGCTAAAGATGATGTGCGATTTATACATGCTTCTTCAAGTGTAGGTGTTGTGGAAGCTAATATTTATACTGATTACTATAAAAAGAAATTCAGGAAAGCGCGTAGGTATTTTTAG
- a CDS encoding GIY-YIG nuclease family protein, with amino-acid sequence MKYFVYILYSEKCDRYYVGHSDNLDRRFDEHNSGRGGKYTARCKQWELVYTECYESRGSAVEREFEIKKRRAGNILKI; translated from the coding sequence ATGAAATATTTTGTCTATATCCTTTATTCAGAAAAGTGTGATAGGTATTATGTAGGACATTCGGATAATCTGGATAGAAGATTCGATGAGCATAATTCAGGAAGAGGAGGAAAATATACGGCAAGATGTAAGCAATGGGAATTGGTTTATACGGAGTGTTATGAAAGCAGGGGTTCAGCGGTCGAGCGTGAATTTGAGATTAAAAAAAGAAGAGCAGGAAATATTTTGAAGATCTAA
- the nadC gene encoding carboxylating nicotinate-nucleotide diphosphorylase gives MAYQYLTEENINQFIKSALEEDIREGDHSSLASIPKGTQNTAQLIIKDDGVLAGVEMARHIFKAVDPHLTLDIFKKDGERVKKGDIGMKVSGEASSILTAERLVLNCLQRMSGIATYTHNLNQLIAHTSTKLLDTRKTTPNFRIAEKWAVKIGGGQNHRFGLFDMVMLKDNHNDFAGGITASVNSTRQYLKYKGLDLRIEVETRNIKEVKEALSVGGVDVIMLDNMSVEMMKEAVQIIGNQCETEASGGITEDTIVPIAETGVNFISVGALTHSYKSLDISLKAVS, from the coding sequence TTGGCCTATCAATATTTAACCGAAGAGAATATTAACCAATTTATAAAAAGCGCTTTAGAGGAAGATATCCGTGAAGGAGACCATTCATCATTAGCATCTATTCCCAAAGGAACCCAAAATACTGCTCAGCTCATTATTAAAGATGATGGTGTTCTAGCAGGAGTTGAAATGGCAAGACACATTTTTAAGGCTGTTGATCCACATTTAACACTGGACATTTTCAAAAAGGATGGAGAGCGTGTAAAAAAGGGGGATATTGGGATGAAAGTTAGTGGTGAAGCCTCTTCCATTTTGACTGCAGAGCGACTAGTTTTAAACTGTCTGCAAAGAATGAGCGGGATTGCAACTTATACTCATAATTTAAATCAGTTAATTGCTCACACTTCCACAAAGCTTCTTGATACCCGGAAAACTACCCCAAATTTTAGGATTGCAGAAAAATGGGCGGTAAAAATAGGCGGAGGGCAAAACCATCGCTTCGGCCTTTTTGATATGGTAATGCTCAAGGACAACCACAATGATTTTGCTGGAGGAATAACAGCTTCAGTAAACTCAACAAGACAGTACTTAAAGTACAAAGGCCTTGATTTGAGAATTGAAGTAGAGACCAGGAATATTAAAGAGGTAAAAGAGGCGCTTTCCGTTGGAGGCGTGGACGTTATCATGTTAGATAATATGTCCGTAGAAATGATGAAAGAAGCCGTCCAAATAATTGGTAATCAATGTGAAACGGAGGCTTCAGGAGGAATAACAGAGGATACTATAGTCCCTATTGCCGAGACTGGTGTAAACTTCATTTCAGTAGGTGCTTTAACGCATTCTTATAAAAGTTTAGACATCAGTTTGAAAGCAGTTTCCTGA
- a CDS encoding YcxB family protein: protein MLVKTKKYKLDNGTYIKTGLKNIVKEQWWVFLIALAICSGYAWIPNIWWFIGSFIALLLYFLFWLIQFAGVTQLDQYKILFERLSYEISSQQILIKLNTKQGMPIKWDQIKSAKVGKNAFTLVLSKAQFVYLPFKVFKTENEKKFVETILRRKELVKS, encoded by the coding sequence ATGCTAGTTAAAACAAAAAAATATAAGCTGGATAACGGCACATACATTAAAACAGGCTTGAAAAATATTGTGAAGGAACAATGGTGGGTTTTTTTAATTGCCCTTGCCATATGTTCTGGTTACGCATGGATTCCCAATATCTGGTGGTTTATAGGATCATTCATAGCCTTATTGTTATATTTCCTTTTTTGGTTAATTCAGTTTGCCGGGGTAACGCAATTAGATCAATACAAAATATTATTTGAAAGGCTTTCTTATGAAATCAGCTCCCAACAAATTCTCATTAAATTAAATACCAAACAAGGTATGCCCATCAAATGGGATCAAATTAAATCAGCCAAAGTAGGGAAAAATGCATTTACTCTTGTGTTATCTAAAGCGCAATTTGTTTATCTCCCTTTTAAAGTATTCAAAACAGAAAATGAAAAGAAATTTGTGGAAACTATTTTGAGAAGGAAGGAATTGGTTAAATCATGA
- the purN gene encoding phosphoribosylglycinamide formyltransferase: MTDPKNIAVLASGSGSNAEKIIQYFKNHKIINVSCVITNNENAGAIERAEKANVPSRYFSKTDFENPEYILRYLKTNKVDFIVLAGFLLKIAPEIIAEYPDRIINIHPALLPKYGGKGMYGHFVHEAVILNKEEESGITIHLVNENYDEGEIIFQAKCSISPQMGAKQLSAKVQQLEHQHFPKVIEEFLEKH; encoded by the coding sequence ATGACCGATCCTAAAAACATAGCTGTTTTGGCTTCTGGTTCTGGAAGCAATGCAGAAAAAATTATTCAGTATTTTAAAAATCATAAGATTATTAATGTGTCTTGTGTCATTACAAACAATGAAAATGCTGGAGCCATCGAAAGAGCTGAAAAAGCGAATGTTCCTTCAAGATATTTTTCAAAAACGGACTTTGAAAATCCTGAATATATTCTTCGGTATTTGAAAACAAATAAGGTTGATTTTATTGTCCTTGCAGGATTTCTATTAAAAATTGCTCCAGAAATAATAGCGGAATACCCAGATAGAATTATTAACATTCATCCGGCACTTTTACCAAAATATGGAGGTAAAGGAATGTATGGTCATTTTGTGCATGAAGCTGTAATCCTAAATAAAGAGGAAGAAAGTGGCATTACCATTCACTTGGTCAATGAAAACTATGATGAGGGAGAAATAATTTTTCAAGCTAAATGCAGTATATCTCCACAGATGGGCGCAAAGCAATTGTCTGCCAAAGTTCAGCAATTAGAACATCAGCATTTTCCTAAAGTTATTGAGGAGTTTTTGGAAAAGCACTAA
- the purH gene encoding bifunctional phosphoribosylaminoimidazolecarboxamide formyltransferase/IMP cyclohydrolase gives MSVKKIQSALISVFHKDNLEPIIQILKDKGVKIYSTGGTQKFIEDQGAEVTAVEDLTSYPSILGGRVKTLHPKVFGGILSRRELESDKAQLKEYDIPEIDLVIVDLYPFEQTVSSGASEQDIIEKIDIGGISLIRAAAKNFKDVVIVASQKQYADLENVLAEKDGSTDLQDRKSFASHAFNVSSHYDTAIFNYFNGDDAIAGFKQSISENKTLRYGENPHQKGVFFGDLEELFDQLNGKELSYNNLVDVDAAVSLIEEFENETAFAILKHTNACGMALGNTVKEAYQKAFAADTLSAFGGVLITNEVVDKEAAEEMHSLFFEILIAPDFTAEALEVLKGKKNRILLKKKTNLATKKQFKSLLNGVIEQDRDLHTDSRSDLKVVTKAAPTAEEEKALLFASKICKHTKSNTIVLANNGQLLASGVGQTSRVDALKQAIEKAKVFGFDLNGAVMASDAFFPFPDCVEIADQAGITAVIQPGGSIKDQDSIDYCDTHGMRMVTTGIRHFKH, from the coding sequence ATGTCAGTAAAAAAAATCCAATCTGCACTCATTTCAGTTTTTCATAAAGACAATCTAGAGCCGATCATTCAAATATTAAAAGATAAAGGGGTTAAAATCTACAGCACAGGAGGTACACAAAAGTTTATTGAAGACCAAGGTGCTGAGGTTACAGCGGTTGAAGATTTAACTAGCTACCCTTCAATTTTGGGGGGAAGAGTCAAGACACTGCACCCTAAAGTTTTTGGAGGAATACTCAGTAGACGAGAATTAGAATCAGACAAAGCGCAATTAAAAGAATACGATATACCTGAAATAGATTTAGTAATTGTTGATTTATACCCTTTTGAACAAACGGTTTCTTCCGGTGCTAGCGAGCAAGACATAATTGAAAAGATTGATATAGGTGGGATTTCCTTGATTAGAGCAGCCGCTAAAAACTTCAAGGACGTTGTGATTGTAGCCTCTCAAAAGCAGTATGCAGACTTGGAAAACGTCTTGGCAGAGAAAGACGGTAGCACTGATTTACAGGACAGAAAATCCTTTGCCTCGCATGCATTTAATGTGTCTTCTCACTATGATACTGCCATTTTCAATTATTTTAATGGAGATGATGCTATTGCAGGTTTTAAGCAGAGCATATCCGAAAATAAGACTTTACGTTATGGTGAAAACCCTCATCAAAAGGGAGTTTTTTTTGGAGATTTAGAGGAACTTTTTGATCAATTGAATGGAAAGGAACTATCGTATAATAATCTTGTGGATGTAGACGCGGCAGTTTCATTGATCGAAGAATTTGAAAACGAAACTGCTTTTGCCATATTAAAACATACTAATGCCTGCGGAATGGCTTTGGGAAATACAGTAAAAGAAGCTTATCAAAAAGCATTTGCTGCTGACACACTTTCGGCCTTTGGCGGTGTTTTGATTACGAATGAAGTTGTAGATAAAGAAGCTGCCGAAGAAATGCATTCGCTGTTTTTTGAAATTCTAATTGCACCTGATTTTACTGCAGAAGCTTTGGAAGTACTTAAAGGGAAAAAGAACAGAATATTATTGAAAAAGAAAACGAATCTGGCCACCAAGAAGCAGTTTAAAAGTTTACTAAATGGAGTAATTGAACAGGACAGAGATTTGCATACTGATAGCCGATCAGATTTGAAAGTAGTGACTAAAGCAGCACCAACTGCCGAAGAAGAAAAAGCACTACTATTTGCCTCAAAAATTTGTAAGCATACCAAATCGAATACTATTGTATTAGCAAATAATGGCCAATTGCTGGCAAGTGGAGTTGGTCAAACTTCACGAGTAGATGCCTTAAAGCAAGCAATTGAAAAGGCTAAGGTTTTTGGCTTTGATTTAAATGGAGCGGTTATGGCTTCTGATGCGTTTTTCCCGTTTCCTGATTGTGTAGAAATTGCAGATCAGGCCGGTATCACAGCTGTTATCCAACCTGGTGGATCTATCAAAGATCAAGACAGCATTGACTACTGTGATACGCATGGGATGAGAATGGTCACTACAGGAATTAGACATTTCAAACATTAG
- a CDS encoding rod shape-determining protein yields MGIFDFFSSDIAIDLGTANTLIIHKDKIVVDEPSIIAIDKATNKVLAIGRQAMQMHEKTHENIKTIRPLKDGVIADFHAAEHMIRGMIKMIDGGKRSFMPSSHRMVICIPSGITEVEKRAVRDSAEHAGAKEVYMIHEPIAASIGIGVDIEQPVGSMVVDIGGGTTEIAVIALSGIVCDQSIRVAGDTFTKDILDYMRRQHNLLIGERSAEKIKIEVGAALTELDDGPEDYEIRGRDLMTGIPKVIKVSYSEIAFAIDKSVSKIEEAVLKALEISPPELSADIYDNGIHLTGGGALLRGLDKRLALKTKLPIHVADDPLRAVVRGTGLALKNLNHYKAVLMS; encoded by the coding sequence ATGGGGATATTTGATTTCTTTTCAAGTGACATAGCCATAGATTTAGGTACAGCCAATACCTTAATTATTCATAAAGACAAAATAGTGGTGGACGAGCCTTCCATCATTGCCATTGATAAAGCTACTAACAAAGTGTTGGCCATAGGGCGCCAAGCCATGCAAATGCATGAAAAAACTCACGAAAACATAAAGACCATTCGGCCTTTAAAAGATGGGGTAATTGCTGACTTCCATGCTGCGGAGCATATGATTCGTGGGATGATAAAAATGATTGATGGAGGGAAAAGGAGTTTCATGCCGTCTTCCCACAGAATGGTGATTTGTATTCCTTCCGGAATAACAGAGGTGGAAAAAAGAGCCGTTCGAGATTCAGCTGAGCATGCAGGCGCTAAAGAGGTTTATATGATTCACGAACCTATTGCTGCTAGCATCGGGATTGGTGTAGATATAGAACAGCCGGTGGGATCAATGGTTGTTGATATTGGAGGTGGAACAACCGAGATTGCCGTTATAGCACTTTCCGGAATTGTATGTGATCAATCCATTCGAGTAGCAGGTGATACATTCACAAAAGACATTTTGGATTATATGCGAAGGCAACACAATCTTTTGATTGGGGAGCGTTCTGCTGAGAAAATTAAAATAGAAGTAGGAGCTGCTTTAACAGAACTAGATGACGGACCTGAAGATTATGAAATCAGAGGGCGAGACTTGATGACGGGAATTCCGAAAGTTATTAAAGTTTCTTATTCAGAAATTGCTTTTGCTATTGATAAATCGGTATCAAAAATAGAGGAGGCGGTGCTTAAAGCACTGGAGATTTCCCCGCCAGAGTTGTCGGCAGATATTTATGATAATGGAATTCATTTAACTGGAGGAGGTGCTTTATTAAGAGGGCTCGATAAAAGATTAGCACTTAAAACCAAGTTACCGATTCATGTTGCTGATGATCCATTGAGAGCGGTAGTTCGTGGTACTGGTTTGGCTTTGAAAAATTTGAATCATTACAAAGCCGTTTTAATGAGTTAA
- the mreC gene encoding rod shape-determining protein MreC, which yields MRRLFQFIYQYRAFFIFLLLEVISGWLVVNHNDYISASYFNSSSAIAGNVYENKQAVQDYFQLAKVNKNLVQENELLRNRLAGDSIFLDTAEVNIPFELSGQYEFVTGKVVNNSVHRFRNYFTLNIGSEEGVEEGMGVINPQGLVGKIKSVSTNFSTAYSALHSSLLISVLIDDTETLCTAKWSGEDPTEISLEYVPRHIKVQEGMQVVSSGYDSIFPQGVKLGKVKNVEIDEESTFYDIEVSLSADFFSLDYVYVIGNKLMQEKDSLEQELQSEYEQ from the coding sequence ATGCGTAGGCTATTTCAATTTATTTATCAATATAGGGCTTTCTTTATCTTTTTATTATTGGAAGTCATCAGTGGCTGGCTTGTCGTTAATCATAATGATTATATAAGCGCGTCATATTTCAATAGTTCAAGTGCCATAGCAGGAAATGTTTATGAAAATAAACAAGCGGTACAAGATTATTTCCAGCTAGCGAAAGTGAATAAAAACCTAGTTCAAGAAAATGAACTATTGCGTAACCGGCTAGCGGGGGATAGTATTTTTCTAGATACTGCAGAAGTAAATATACCATTTGAGCTTTCAGGGCAATATGAATTTGTAACAGGAAAAGTTGTTAATAATTCTGTCCATCGTTTTAGAAACTATTTTACCCTAAACATTGGAAGTGAAGAAGGCGTGGAGGAAGGAATGGGTGTGATTAATCCTCAAGGTCTAGTCGGAAAAATTAAAAGTGTATCAACTAATTTTTCTACTGCTTATTCTGCTTTACATAGCAGTTTGCTAATATCTGTGCTAATTGATGATACAGAGACTCTATGTACGGCAAAATGGTCCGGTGAAGACCCTACTGAAATCTCATTAGAATATGTTCCGCGACACATTAAAGTACAAGAAGGGATGCAAGTGGTAAGCTCTGGCTATGATTCCATTTTTCCACAAGGAGTTAAATTAGGAAAGGTCAAAAATGTTGAAATAGATGAAGAATCAACTTTTTATGATATTGAAGTGTCGCTATCTGCGGATTTCTTCAGTTTGGATTACGTGTATGTAATTGGAAATAAATTGATGCAAGAGAAAGATTCGTTGGAACAAGAATTACAATCAGAATATGAACAGTAG
- a CDS encoding Rod shape-determining protein MreD: MNSSNNVKQILIWVLFVASQILFAQNFVLYNRAFCFVYVGFLLLLPLGISRNYILLIGFFTGFIIDVFYNSLGTHMAAMTLIAFLRPIWLNAITPRGGYENVDSPAIKDLSLSWFLAYALPLMFLHLAVVFFIEAGGFHMFFYVISKVLLSTLLTALVLVILQYLFYSKGRFS, translated from the coding sequence ATGAACAGTAGCAATAATGTAAAACAAATTTTGATCTGGGTGCTGTTCGTAGCATCTCAAATATTGTTTGCACAAAATTTCGTGTTGTATAATCGCGCATTCTGTTTTGTATATGTTGGATTCTTGCTATTACTACCTTTAGGAATATCCAGAAATTACATTTTACTAATTGGCTTTTTCACAGGGTTTATTATAGATGTCTTTTACAACAGTCTGGGAACCCATATGGCAGCCATGACTCTAATTGCCTTTTTAAGGCCAATTTGGTTAAATGCGATTACCCCGAGAGGAGGGTATGAAAATGTCGATAGTCCCGCCATTAAAGACTTAAGTCTGTCATGGTTTTTGGCTTATGCATTACCATTAATGTTTTTGCATTTAGCAGTGGTCTTTTTTATTGAAGCAGGTGGCTTTCACATGTTTTTTTATGTGATTTCGAAGGTGTTATTGAGCACTTTATTAACTGCATTGGTGTTAGTAATCCTACAATATCTTTTTTATTCAAAAGGAAGGTTTTCATGA
- the mrdA gene encoding penicillin-binding protein 2, protein MIENRKYIIQILIIVVGLIFLLKLFSIQVMDSRYKMAAENNVINKVVQYPYRGLILDRNRQIIVHNTPVYDIMVVPKEVEVQDTTTFCDLLNITREEFQSKIQKAKEYSYIKQSLFYPQLSNEEFAKIQTRLVEYQGFYPVARTVRKYPEPILANGLGYIGEVSKRQLERDTTNYYKQGDFIGISGIEAAYEEELRGKRGVKYKLVNVRGIEKGSFNDGKFDTLSVPGNNLVSTIDLDLQKYAEYLMDDKVGSIVAIEPSTGEILAFVNSPSYDPNMLAGRNYSKNFGELNKDTLKPLFNRPIMAQYRPGSVFKLVQSLIALQEGVITPSTRTVCNRGTINCHGSHTNEDLHGAIKYSCNPYFYHTFRKIIQQGKVEGMNKDARVGLTTWNNYLSDLGFGRRLGIDIPNESPGMVPGPTYYDRYYQKDHWNFYTIFSLSIGEGELLTTPLQVANLASILANRGYYIQPHMVKGIETSDSYYNIQYDRQNTGIDSVHFKTVVDAMGEIVDGTARVARVKDIQIAGKTGTVQNKNSFDHSAFMAFAPKENPKIAISVYVENAGWGGGVAAAITGLLIEKYIKGEVASNRAWVENYVMTKAYLNNL, encoded by the coding sequence ATGATAGAGAATAGGAAATACATCATTCAAATTTTAATCATAGTAGTTGGATTAATATTCTTATTGAAGTTATTCTCCATTCAAGTGATGGATAGTCGTTACAAAATGGCGGCTGAAAACAATGTGATCAACAAGGTGGTGCAATATCCTTATAGAGGATTGATCTTAGATAGAAATAGGCAAATTATTGTGCACAACACGCCTGTCTATGATATAATGGTTGTCCCAAAAGAGGTGGAGGTTCAAGACACCACTACTTTTTGCGATCTGTTGAACATTACAAGAGAAGAGTTTCAGTCGAAAATCCAAAAAGCAAAAGAATATTCGTACATAAAACAATCTCTTTTTTATCCGCAATTAAGTAATGAGGAATTTGCCAAGATTCAAACTCGTTTGGTTGAATATCAAGGGTTTTATCCTGTGGCGCGAACGGTTAGAAAATATCCGGAGCCTATCCTAGCTAATGGACTGGGATATATCGGTGAAGTAAGCAAAAGACAGTTAGAAAGAGATACTACTAACTATTACAAACAAGGGGATTTTATAGGGATTTCTGGTATTGAGGCCGCATATGAGGAAGAATTGAGAGGAAAAAGAGGGGTAAAATATAAATTAGTAAATGTAAGAGGAATTGAAAAAGGGTCTTTTAATGATGGGAAATTTGATACACTTTCTGTTCCGGGAAATAATTTAGTATCCACTATCGATTTGGATCTTCAGAAATATGCAGAGTATTTGATGGACGATAAAGTGGGGAGTATTGTGGCTATTGAACCGTCAACAGGTGAAATTTTGGCGTTTGTAAATAGCCCTTCTTATGACCCCAACATGTTAGCGGGAAGAAACTATAGTAAGAACTTTGGAGAGCTAAATAAAGATACGCTAAAACCGCTTTTCAACAGGCCAATTATGGCTCAGTATCGACCGGGTTCGGTATTTAAATTAGTACAATCCTTAATTGCTTTACAAGAGGGAGTGATTACACCATCTACAAGAACGGTATGTAACAGAGGGACTATCAATTGTCACGGGTCTCATACCAATGAAGATTTACATGGCGCTATCAAGTATTCCTGTAATCCTTACTTTTATCATACTTTTAGAAAGATCATCCAGCAGGGAAAGGTAGAGGGGATGAACAAGGATGCGAGAGTGGGACTAACTACTTGGAACAACTATTTAAGTGACTTGGGATTTGGTAGAAGATTAGGCATCGATATTCCAAACGAAAGTCCCGGTATGGTTCCAGGCCCTACCTACTATGACCGATATTATCAGAAAGATCATTGGAATTTCTATACTATTTTCTCTTTAAGTATTGGAGAAGGAGAATTGTTGACTACACCCTTACAAGTGGCTAATCTAGCTTCAATTTTAGCAAATAGGGGCTATTACATCCAACCACATATGGTAAAAGGTATTGAAACCTCAGATTCTTACTACAACATTCAATATGACAGGCAGAATACTGGTATTGATTCTGTTCATTTTAAAACGGTCGTAGATGCGATGGGCGAAATTGTGGATGGAACCGCTAGAGTAGCTAGGGTAAAAGACATACAAATTGCAGGAAAGACAGGTACTGTACAAAATAAGAATAGCTTTGACCACTCCGCTTTTATGGCTTTTGCACCCAAAGAGAATCCAAAAATTGCCATTTCGGTTTATGTTGAAAATGCAGGTTGGGGCGGAGGAGTTGCTGCAGCAATAACAGGTTTACTTATTGAAAAATACATTAAAGGTGAAGTCGCTTCTAATAGAGCTTGGGTGGAAAATTACGTCATGACCAAAGCATATTTAAATAATTTATGA